The Herbaspirillum sp. RTI4 genome has a segment encoding these proteins:
- a CDS encoding amidohydrolase: MNSHLTHKLAQLPFSLACLFLTTSVLAQTSHASVEAAIPTALIARVNKAVDADTARLTAIFKDLHQHPEIGFTETRTAAIVAKDLRSLGFSVTEKIGQTGVVGVFKNGPGPTVWFRADMDANSVREATGLPYAATAKQHLADGSEIDVMHACGHDAHVTWLLGLAKTMVALSSDWSGTLVVYAQPAEEVGLGAQAMVDDNLWQRGFPQPDYAFGSHTAPGPLGYLSSSPGVRMAGVDQLDITFKGIGGHGSSPQATIDPVVMAAQAVLAYQTIVSRNLDPQAAAVVTVGAIVAGRDNNVIPESAVLKLNLRWFTKEVREQMLKRIDDINNGVAIAAGVSADKMPTRVMKGNAGPLVNNKALVEKINISLEALMGKGKVIDQFPAVMGSEDFQEVFRSLNTPYVLMMIGVAPLDLFTKARAAGKEAPYSNHNSDFFVDLAAIPIGAKVNAVAALSILAKRR, encoded by the coding sequence ATGAATTCACACCTCACCCATAAACTCGCTCAACTCCCTTTCTCCCTTGCATGCTTGTTCTTAACAACGAGTGTTCTGGCGCAAACGTCGCATGCCTCGGTTGAGGCAGCAATTCCGACCGCGTTGATTGCCCGTGTCAATAAAGCAGTCGATGCCGATACAGCGCGTCTTACTGCCATCTTCAAGGATTTGCACCAGCACCCGGAAATAGGCTTTACCGAGACGCGCACAGCAGCGATCGTCGCTAAAGACCTCAGGTCGCTTGGGTTTTCTGTGACGGAAAAAATAGGCCAAACCGGGGTGGTTGGCGTATTCAAAAATGGTCCCGGGCCCACTGTCTGGTTCCGCGCTGACATGGATGCGAATTCGGTACGCGAGGCAACCGGGCTGCCCTACGCCGCCACCGCCAAACAACATCTGGCCGATGGCAGCGAGATTGACGTCATGCATGCCTGCGGCCATGACGCGCATGTGACCTGGTTGCTCGGCCTGGCCAAGACCATGGTTGCGCTCTCGTCCGACTGGTCGGGAACACTGGTGGTTTATGCTCAACCGGCCGAAGAAGTCGGCCTCGGTGCGCAGGCCATGGTCGATGACAATCTATGGCAACGCGGCTTCCCACAACCCGATTACGCCTTCGGTTCGCATACTGCGCCGGGGCCGTTGGGCTATCTGTCGAGTTCGCCGGGCGTGCGCATGGCGGGTGTCGATCAGCTCGATATTACGTTCAAGGGAATCGGCGGTCATGGCTCTTCGCCACAGGCAACAATCGATCCGGTGGTGATGGCGGCGCAGGCAGTACTGGCCTATCAAACCATCGTTAGCCGCAACCTCGATCCGCAGGCCGCAGCCGTAGTGACAGTCGGAGCCATCGTTGCCGGACGAGACAACAATGTGATTCCCGAGAGCGCGGTACTCAAGCTCAATTTGCGCTGGTTTACAAAAGAAGTGCGTGAGCAGATGCTCAAACGAATCGACGACATCAATAATGGCGTCGCGATTGCCGCAGGGGTCAGCGCCGACAAAATGCCGACGCGTGTAATGAAGGGCAACGCCGGGCCACTGGTCAACAACAAAGCCCTGGTGGAGAAGATCAACATCTCGCTAGAGGCGCTCATGGGCAAGGGCAAGGTCATCGACCAATTCCCGGCCGTGATGGGGTCTGAAGATTTTCAGGAAGTATTCCGCTCGCTCAATACGCCCTATGTCTTAATGATGATAGGCGTTGCGCCGCTGGACTTATTCACCAAAGCCCGTGCAGCAGGGAAAGAGGCCCCTTACTCCAACCATAACTCCGATTTCTTCGTCGACCTCGCCGCCATCCCGATTGGCGCGAAAGTCAATGCGGTAGCGGCTCTGAGCATTCTGGCAAAACGACGTTAG
- a CDS encoding MIP/aquaporin family protein yields MSPLFAEFVGTAMLVLLGEGVVANVLLKKTKGHDSGLIVIAIGWGMAVFVAVLCTAAASGGHLNPAVTFALALADKFPWDQVPAYIAAQMAGGMVGALLVWLVYRDHFEATADADAKLAVFCTGPAIRNTPFNVLSEVVATFVLVFAVLNMAAPRFGLGAMNALPVGLLVLGIGVSLGGTTGYAMSPARDLGPRIMHAILPISGKRDSDWRYAWVPVVGPLIGAALAALLFKVNF; encoded by the coding sequence ATGAGTCCCCTGTTTGCTGAATTTGTTGGAACCGCTATGCTGGTTCTGTTGGGCGAAGGTGTCGTTGCCAATGTCCTGTTGAAGAAAACCAAGGGCCATGACAGCGGCCTGATAGTGATCGCCATCGGTTGGGGTATGGCGGTTTTTGTTGCGGTACTGTGTACGGCTGCGGCTAGCGGAGGTCACCTCAATCCGGCCGTGACATTCGCACTGGCGCTGGCCGATAAATTCCCATGGGATCAGGTACCCGCTTATATCGCGGCGCAGATGGCCGGTGGCATGGTCGGTGCGCTGTTGGTATGGCTGGTCTACCGCGATCACTTCGAGGCGACTGCGGATGCCGACGCCAAACTCGCGGTGTTCTGCACCGGCCCGGCCATCCGTAACACGCCGTTCAATGTGCTATCGGAAGTTGTCGCCACCTTCGTTCTGGTGTTTGCCGTGCTCAATATGGCCGCGCCGCGCTTCGGTCTGGGCGCGATGAACGCTTTGCCGGTCGGGTTGCTGGTGCTGGGTATCGGTGTGTCGCTTGGCGGTACCACTGGCTATGCGATGAGCCCGGCCCGCGATCTTGGCCCACGCATCATGCATGCGATTCTGCCTATTTCTGGTAAGCGCGATAGTGACTGGCGTTATGCCTGGGTGCCGGTAGTCGGTCCATTAATCGGTGCGGCATTGGCCGCATTGCTATTCAAGGTCAATTTTTAA
- the glpK gene encoding glycerol kinase GlpK, giving the protein MEGQYILSLDQGTTSSRAVLFDHAGDIVSVAQKEFRQIYPKPGWVEHDPQEIWSTQAGVAAEAVTHAGLNGASIAAIGISNQRETTIVWDRETGRPVYNAIVWQDRRTAEFCDDLKQRGMEDMVRAKTGLPIDSYFSGTKIRWILDNVSGARERAKQGKLCFGTVDSWLIWNFTKHELHVTDVTNAARTMLFNIHTLEWDDELIDMLEIPRSMLPEVRSSSEIYGKTKTTVFASAIPLAGIAGDQQAALFGQMCTQPGMVKNTYGTGCFLVMNTGNKPVESKNNLITTVAWKIGDQVNYALEGSIFIGGAVVQWLRDGLGIIHNASEIEALGRSVPNSDGVYLVPAFVGLGAPHWNARARGTMFGLTRGTTSAHVARAALDSIAYQSHDVLKAMEADLGYKINELRVDGGAAANDLLMQFQSDILGVDVIRPKITETTALGAAYLAGLAVGYWKDIEEIQGQWELDHRFTRGLEASETKTLLNGWKRAINASKVWADTV; this is encoded by the coding sequence ATGGAAGGTCAATACATTCTTTCACTCGACCAGGGGACGACCAGCTCGCGTGCCGTGCTGTTCGATCACGCTGGCGATATCGTATCGGTCGCGCAAAAAGAATTCAGACAGATTTATCCCAAGCCGGGTTGGGTCGAGCATGATCCGCAAGAAATCTGGTCGACCCAGGCTGGCGTAGCCGCAGAAGCGGTCACGCATGCAGGACTCAACGGCGCATCGATTGCCGCCATCGGTATCAGCAATCAGCGCGAAACCACTATCGTCTGGGATCGTGAAACTGGTCGTCCGGTTTACAACGCGATTGTCTGGCAGGACCGTCGTACTGCGGAGTTTTGTGATGACTTAAAACAGCGCGGGATGGAAGATATGGTCAGGGCGAAAACGGGCCTGCCTATCGACTCCTATTTTTCCGGCACCAAGATCCGCTGGATTCTGGATAATGTTTCCGGCGCGCGCGAACGCGCCAAGCAAGGCAAACTCTGCTTCGGTACGGTGGATAGCTGGCTGATATGGAATTTCACTAAACATGAACTGCATGTCACCGATGTCACCAATGCCGCGCGCACCATGCTGTTTAACATTCACACGCTGGAGTGGGATGACGAGCTGATCGACATGCTGGAAATCCCGCGCAGCATGCTGCCCGAAGTGCGCTCGTCCTCTGAAATTTACGGCAAGACCAAGACCACCGTATTTGCCTCCGCGATTCCCCTGGCGGGCATTGCCGGCGATCAGCAGGCGGCTTTGTTCGGGCAAATGTGCACTCAGCCCGGGATGGTAAAAAATACCTATGGCACCGGCTGCTTCCTGGTGATGAATACCGGGAACAAGCCCGTCGAATCCAAAAATAATCTCATCACTACCGTGGCCTGGAAGATCGGGGATCAGGTCAACTATGCCTTGGAGGGCAGTATCTTCATCGGCGGCGCAGTAGTGCAATGGTTGCGTGACGGCCTGGGAATCATCCACAACGCATCGGAAATCGAAGCCTTGGGACGGTCGGTACCGAACAGCGATGGCGTGTATCTGGTGCCGGCATTTGTGGGTCTTGGCGCTCCGCACTGGAACGCGCGCGCCCGCGGCACGATGTTCGGACTGACCCGTGGCACGACATCGGCGCACGTTGCCCGAGCAGCGCTCGACAGTATCGCCTACCAGTCACACGATGTGCTCAAGGCCATGGAAGCCGACCTGGGTTACAAGATCAATGAATTGCGGGTCGATGGCGGTGCGGCGGCGAATGATCTGCTCATGCAGTTTCAATCCGACATTCTCGGCGTCGATGTGATCCGGCCCAAGATTACCGAAACGACTGCACTCGGCGCGGCCTATCTGGCCGGACTGGCGGTGGGCTACTGGAAGGACATCGAAGAAATTCAGGGCCAGTGGGAACTCGATCATCGCTTCACACGCGGCTTGGAAGCCAGTGAGACTAAGACGCTGCTCAACGGTTGGAAGCGGGCGATCAATGCCAGCAAGGTCTGGGCCGACACAGTCTGA